One Deltaproteobacteria bacterium genomic window, GACTCGGAGTACCCGCACACGGTCTCCGGCATCGAGGAAAGGTCCGACATCACGGACAGCCAGAAGGCCAGAATCCTGGGCGAGAACGCTGAGGAGTTGCTGAACCTGTAATAGGGCCGATGGAGGAGACGCAGGTGAAGTTCTCCCAAGACATCGTTCCCCTGACCGACCTGAAATCCAACCCCGGCCGCGTAGTGAAACATGCCGCAGAATGTCGCCGTCCCGTTCTCGTCACCAGTCGCGGGCGAGGCGTCGCGGTCGTCCAGTCCATCGAAGAATTCGAAGCAGCCGACGATGAGCGCGCTTTCATGCGGGCGGTAGTCGAAGGGTTGTCAGATATCGAAGAAGGACGCGAGGTCTCGTTGGCGGAAGCGAAATCCCGGCTCGGTCCCAAGTAGTCGTGCCCGTGGAAATCGGTTGGTGCGGCGAATTCGTCATGCCGATAGCATCCGTTGCATCGCTCGACTGGGAGGACCTGGAGGAATGGGCGGGATCAGCGGTCGTGGAGCGCGGCGAGAGCTACCGGCGCCGCGTGCACGATCTTGCCGTGACTCAGGAAGAGCGTCTGGTCGCCGACGTCATGGGAGGCGAGAGCTATCTCACCCTCGTGTGGATGACCGGCGACACGCCTGACCACCAGTGCAGTTGTCCTTACGCAGGCCCCTGCAAACACGCCGTTGCCGTGGTCCTGACTTATCTTGACCACCTCAGTTCCGGAAAATCGGTTCCGAATATCGAGTCTGACGAACTGGACGCCCGGTTGTCCGCGTATGGCCTCGCGGGCGGGCCGGAGCAGGCTTTCGATGTCAAGAAGGCGCGCACCGCCCTCAAAGCCATGTCCAAGGCGAAGCTCGTCGAGTGGGCGATGGACAGGTTTGCCGTGGATCCGGCGCTCTTCGATACGCTGCCTTTGGCGGCACCGCTGACCGACAAGGCTCTGGCTCAGACAGTAGGCCGGCTGCGCCGCCGGATCCGCGAGACGGCGAGTGAAGGAGGCTGGCAGGATCATTGGAGCCACCGGGGTTACACGCCGGACTATGGGCCGATACGGGCGCAACTCGAAAAGCTGTTGAAGGGCGGGCATGAAGCCGTGGTGGCGGAGTTAGGAGAAGAGATATTCGAACGGGGAACTGCGCAGGTCGAGGAATCGGACGACGAGGGTGAAACCGCCTCGCAGATCAGCGATTGCTTGGCCGTGGTGTTGGACGCGAAGGGGAAAACACGACAACCGGCCGCAAAGCTCATGATCTGGTACTGGGACAAGTTGATGAACGACGAGTACGCTTTGCTGGAGGGGCTGGAGCCGCCGGTGGA contains:
- a CDS encoding type II toxin-antitoxin system prevent-host-death family antitoxin, translated to MEETQVKFSQDIVPLTDLKSNPGRVVKHAAECRRPVLVTSRGRGVAVVQSIEEFEAADDERAFMRAVVEGLSDIEEGREVSLAEAKSRLGPK